Proteins encoded together in one Drosophila albomicans strain 15112-1751.03 chromosome 2R, ASM965048v2, whole genome shotgun sequence window:
- the LOC117575912 gene encoding chorion peroxidase, translating into MRCWLLWLFSLHILFVKFEYAATVTLRQNDLKQEHSHSEPDVTSKSGLLKKCKPCIDVKCVPQIQCPAHVRMKGHEKPPICDLPAGKFGYCCRSGQNHTAGDQSKERRVFRPLPSILPAAVLEDARISFKNLMHDVAEMKVHRGLPDFTHGLVFHSTPKEDSQNFALSNNALEQVITTQMFGKQEQVPLDDFITNKVHVTFSKTPLAHNCQPPPICLHRHNYRSIDGTCNNPMPQRSHWGAAGQPMERLLPPAYEDGIWTPRIHATDGSPLSSARDISRVLFDDVQRPHAKCNQLTMQFGQLLAHDISQSASVRLDEKGGLVQCCTEGGKSMLPKEKTHFACLPISVAPDDEFYGAFGVRCLNLVRLSLVPSPDCQLSYGKQRSKVTHFLDASPIYGSHEQAALELRTFRGGQLTMHHEHGRDLLPLTDDKSACGGGESGKTCFKAGDGRTNQIISLVTLHIVFGREHNRVAKILSELNPTATDEWLYQEARRIVIAELQHITYNEYLPAVIGPQQMKRFRLVPRNQGYSTDYNVDVNPAITNEFSGAAFRMGHSSVDGKYHLRDGGSIEIPDVMFNPSRLRQPAFYDDMLQTLFTQPMQEVDSSITHGLSRYLFRGDNPFGLDLAALNIQRGRDQGLRSYNDYLELMGAPKLRHFGIFPKEVADRLSSVYRSPDDIELWVGGLLEKAVQDGFVGITFAEIIADQFARFKQGDRYFYEYDEKVNPTAFKPEQLQEIRKATMARLICDNADHSTLHEVPVAAFVQAQFPGNKMVSCNDPKLPKVNLKAWANH; encoded by the exons atgcgGTGTTGGCTCCTTTGGCTTTTTAgcttgcatattttgtttgtaaaatttgaatatgcaGCTACCGTTACATTGCGACAGAATGATTTAAAGCAAGAGCACTCACATTCAGAGCCCGATG TGACCTCTAAAAGTGGATTGCTCAAAAAGTGCAAACCTTGCATCGATGTGAAATGTGTGCCCCAAATTCAATGCCCTGCTCACGTGCGCATGAAGGGTCACGAGAAGCCTCCAATATGCGATTTGCCTGCTGGCAAATTTGGCTACTGTTGCCGATCTGGCCAAAATCATACTGCAGGCGATCAGAGCAAGGAGCGCAGAGTATTCCGACCGTTGCCATCGATCTTGCCAGCAGCAGTGCTTGAGGATGCACGCATTAGCTTCAAAAATCTGATGCACGACGTTGCTGAGATGAAAGTGCATCGGGGTCTGCCAGATTTCACACATGGCCTTGTCTTTCACTCAACGCCCAAGGAGGATTCTCAGAACTTTGCACTGTCCAACAATGCACTGGAGCAGGTGATCACAACTCAGATGTTTGGCAAGCAGGAGCAGGTGCCGCTCGATGATTTTATCACCAACAAGGTGCATGTTACCTTCTCCAAGACGCCGTTGGCTCACAATTGCCAACCACCGCCAATCTGCCTGCATCGGCATAATTATCGCAGCATCGACGGAACTTGTAACAATCCGATGCCACAACGTTCACACTGGGGCGCTGCTGGTCAGCCCATGGAACGTTTGTTGCCGCCAGCCTATGAAGATGGTATTTGGACACCTCGTATTCATGCCACAGATGGCAGCCCGTTATCCAGTGCTCGGGACATCTCGCGGGTGCTTTTTGACGATGTGCAGCGTCCACATGCCAAATGCAATCAGTTGACCATGCAATTTGGCCAGCTGTTGGCTCACGACATCTCCCAGTCGGCATCTGTGCGTCTGGATGAGAAGGGCGGTCTAGTGCAGTGTTGCACAGAGGGCGGCAAGAGCATGTTGCCTAAGGAGAAGACGCATTTTGCTTGTTTACCCATCTCTGTGGCTCCAGATGATGAGTTCTATGGTGCATTTGGTGTACGCTGTTTGAATCTGGTCAGATTATCGCTTGTGCCTAGTCCGGATTGTCAACTCAGTTATGGTAAACAACGCAGCAAAGTGACGCATTTTCTGGATGCCTCTCCTATCTATGGATCGCATGAACAGGCGGCGCTTGAGTTGCGTACTTTCCGTGGCGGACAGCTGACCATGCACCATGAACATGGTCGCGACTTGCTGCCTCTGACGGATGACAAGAGCGCCTGTGGTGGAGGCGAGTCAGGAAAAACCTGCTTCAAAGCGG GCGATGGACGCACCAATCAAATTATCTCTCTCGTCACGTTGCACATAGTTTTTGGACGCGAGCATAATCGTGTGGCAAAAATACTGTCGGAACTGAATCCAACGGCAACCGATGAATGGCTCTATCAAGAGGCACGACGCATTGTTATTGCCGAGCTGCAGCACATCACCTACAATGAGTATCTGCCGGCAGTGATTGGACCACAGCAAATGAAACGCTTCCGTTTGGTGCCGCGCAACCAAGGCTACTCGACAGATTACAACGTTGATGTTAATCCGGCCATCACAAATGAGTTTTCTGGCGCTGCTTTTCGCATGGGTCACTCGAG TGTTGATGGTAAATATCATTTGCGCGATGGAGGTAGCATTGAAATTCCGGATGTTATGTTTAATCCTTCGCGTTTGCGTCAACCCGCCTTCTATGATGATATGCTTCAAACTCTTTTCACTCAGCCCATGCAGGAGGTCGACAGCTCTATTACACATGGT CTCAGTAGGTATCTGTTCCGCGGTGACAATCCCTTTGGTTTGGATTTAGCagcattaaatattcaacGTGGACGTGATCAAGGACTGCGCAGCTACAATGATTATCTGGAGTTGATGGGTGCTCCAAAGTTAcgacattttggtatattcccCAAAGAA GTTGCTGATCGTTTGTCATCGGTGTATCGCTCACCAGATGACATTGAATTGTGGGTTGGCGGTCTGCTGGAAAAGGCTGTTCAGGATGGCTTTGTGGGAATAACATTTGCTGAAATTATTGCCGATCAATTTGCTCGCTTTAAGCAAGGAGATCGTTACTTTTACGAGTACGATGAGAAAGTTAATCCGACTGCATTTAAACCGGAGCAACTTCAGGAAATTCGTAAGGCAACAATGGCTCGTTTGATCTGCGATAACGCTGATCATTCAACACTGCATGAAGTGCCTGTAGCTGCATTCGTACAAGCTCAGTTTCCGGG TAACAAAATGGTGTCGTGCAATGATCCAAAGCTACCGAAAGTAAATCTGAAAGCATGGGCAAAtcattaa
- the LOC117575384 gene encoding uncharacterized protein LOC117575384 — MLRAFCSIFVLKLIICTSEGHRDDGKLLSKAATFHFPEYAYKETSKNEITYHDYELACGQNSLCVNFNSAMVAKLNCLRRCISPSCYQDIYAFDELEEGEIDVRMNSFKGCVIQRM; from the exons ATGTTGCGTGCATTTTGCTCTATCTTcgtattaaaattaattatttgcactTCTGAAGGCCATCGAGATGATGGTAAACTCTTATCCAAGGCAGCAACATTTCATTTTCCGGAATACGCATATAAGGAAACAAGCAAAAAC gAAATTACTTATCACGACTATGAGCTAGCGTGTGGTCAGAATTCCCTATGCGTTAATTTCAACTCGGCTATGGTAGCCAAATTAAATTGTCTGAGGCGTTGCATATCGCCGTCGTGTTATCAAGATATCTATGCATTTGATGAG CTAGAAGAGGGTGAAATCGATGTCCGAATGAACTCGTTTAAAGGATGCGTTATACAGCGCATGTAG
- the LOC117575385 gene encoding LOW QUALITY PROTEIN: lutropin-choriogonadotropic hormone receptor (The sequence of the model RefSeq protein was modified relative to this genomic sequence to represent the inferred CDS: substituted 1 base at 1 genomic stop codon), with the protein MKCMSISFEIDFILLLLLLSLNNCCATQGGTNCYESHQNGFNTYPNNLPGDKGSGNSTNNNNDTTMMMTQAPGTTTTPSSNDVATWTCCCWEVSNQNELECRCEGDALTRVPQTLQQPLQRLTIASAGMPRLRSVGLKIYGATLLDVAFINCHKLEEIQDSAFSNLTVLRTIYISQAPKLTYLSKNVFEGISDTIEIMXVETHINSGLTSVPDLGFLPPHNILQMIDLDNNQISRIDSKSIKVKTAQLVLANNDITFIDDSAFSGSKIAKLTLRDNRKLSDLHPNAFYGIIDITELDLSSTSLVSLPSAGLQTVEVLYITNTHTLKTIPSIYNFQNLQKAHLTHSFHCCAFQFPSRHDPLRHAQRMQELEKLREQCYSNRDLVMQLNKPSLATSQTDEVIDQFGRWERSIPNGFNDFVSYQNTEMPLNDGTPNSYNYLTDSTMINIGVFHEQITLNPEDDQLAEYCGNFTFRKPNVECYPMPNALNPCEDVMGYQWLRIAVWIVVALAVVGNVAVLAVILSIKSETASVPRFLMCHLAFADLCLGLYLLLIASIDAHSMGEYFNYAFDWQYGLGCKVAGFLTVFASHLSVFTLTVITIERWFTITHAMYLNKRLKLYQAAVIMLSGWIYSIFMSSMPLFGISNYSSTSICLPMEKRDIYDSVYLVLILGCNFMAFTIIAICYAQIYISLGHETRHARDNIPGEISIAKKMTLLVFTNFTCWAPIAFFGLTALAGYPLINVTKSKILLVFFYPLNSCADPYLYAILTSQYRQDLITLLSKLGICQKRLMKYKHSDSIPVTTHYTIRGSIDRHHSLSQKGQLDLTAETQKMIKNDEAYV; encoded by the exons ATGAAGTGCATGTCAATCagttttgaaattgattttattttactgctgctgctgctttcgttAAACAACTGCTGTGCCACTCAAGGCGGCACCAATTGTTATGAGAGTCACCAGAATGGCTTTAATACCTATCCGAATAATTTGCCCGGCGATAAAGGGAGTGGAAATagtactaataataataatgataccACCATGATGATGACACAGGCGCCAGGCACGACAACGACACCGTCGTCCAACGATGTCGCCACTTggacttgttgctgctgggaaGTCAGCAATCAG AATGAGCTCGAATGTCGCTGCGAGGGCGATGCGTTGACACGTGTGCCACAGACTTTGCAACAACCACTACAAAGGCTAACAATTGCATCAGCGGGCATGCCTCGTTTACGCTCGGTTGGATTGAAGATTTACGGAGCCACATTATTAGATGT TGCGTTCATTAACTGTCACAAATTGGAAGAAATACAGGACAGCGCCTTCTCTAACTTGACGGTTCTGCGCACCAT TTATATTTCGCAAGCGCCAAAATTGACATATCTATCGAAGAATGTGTTTGAGGGAATTTCTGACACCATTGAAATCATGTAAGTAGaa ACGCATATTAATAGTGGTTTGACAAGTGTTCCGGATCTTGGATTTTTACCACCTCACAACATTCTACAGATGAT TGATCTCGACAATAATCAAATTTCTCGAATTGATTCCAAATCTATTAAAGTTAAGACTGCACAATT AGTTTTAGCAAATAATGACATAACATTTATTGACGATTCCGCTTTCTCTGGTTCTAAAATTGCCAAGCT CACTTTGCGGGACAATCGCAAGTTAAGCGATCTTCATCCAAATGCTTTCTACGGCATAATAGATATAACCGAACT TGATCTCTCTAGCACTTCGCTAGTCAGTTTGCCATCAGCTGGACTGCAGACCGTCGAAGTTTTGTACATTACTAACACGCATACGTTGAAGACAATACCCTccatatataattttcag AACTTACAGAAAGCTCATCTAACGCATTCATTCCACTGCTGTGCATTCCAATTTCCTTCAAGACACGATCCTCTGAGGCATGCTCAACGTATGCAGGAATTGGAGAAGTTGAGAGAACAGTGCTACAGCAATCGTGATCttgtaatgcaattaaataaaccaaGTCTCGCCACATCTCAAACTGACGAAGTTATTGATCAATTTGG TCGTTGGGAACGAAGCATACCAAATGGTTTTAATGATTTTGTAAGCTATCAGAATACTGAAATGCCATTGAACGATGGCACGCCTAATTCGTACAATTACTTGACGGATTCGACAATGATCAATATCGGAGTATTTCACGAACAAATTACACTAAATCCAGAAGATGATCAACTTGCTGAGTATTGTGGAAACTTTACCTTCAG AAAACCCAATGTTGAGTGCTATCCAATGCCGAATGCTCTGAATCCTTGCGAGGATGTAATGGGTTATCAGTGGCTGCGCATTGCTGTTTGGATCGTTGTTGCTCTGGCGGTTGTTGGCAACGTCGCTGTCCTCGCTGTCATACTCTCCATTAA ATCGGAGACAGCGTCGGTGCCGCGATTTTTAATGTGCCACTTGGCATTTGCTGACCTCTGTCTGGGGCTCTATTTGCTGCTGATTGCCTCAATCGATGCACATTCGATGGGCGAATACTTTAACTATGCATTTGATTGGCAATATG GATTGGGTTGCAAGGTAGCTGGATTTCTCACAGTATTCGCAAGTCATTTGTCGGTATTTACGTTGACTGTCATCACAATTGAACGATGGTTCACTATTACGCATGCCATGTATCTGAACAAGCGTTTGAAATTGTATCAGGCTGCTGTAATCATGCTGTCGGGTTGGATCTACTCAATTTTTATGTCCTCAATGCCTTTGTTTGGCATTAGCAATTACTCATCGACAAG CATTTGCTTACCCATGGAGAAGCGTGATATATATGATTCGGTGTACTTGGTATTGATTTTGGGCTGCAATTTTATGGCTTTCACCATTATTGCCATATGCTATGCTCAAATATACATATCACTGGGTCATGAAACTCGTCATGCACGTGATAACATTCCTGGCGAGATAAGCATTGCCAAAAAGATGACACTTCTG GTTTTTACCAATTTCACTTGCTGGGCGCCCATTGCTTTCTTTGGACTTACTGCTTTGGCCGGATATCCGTTGATTAATGTTACCAAATCGAagatattattagtatttttctatCCGTTGAACTCTTGTGCCGATCCGTATCTCTATGCTATTCTAACGTCTCAATATCGACAGGATTTAATCACTCTGTTGTCAAA GTTGGGTATTTGCCAAAAGcgtttaatgaaatataagcATAGCGATTCCATACCTGTCACCACCCATTACACCATACGCGGCTCCATTGATCGTCACCATTCTCTTAGTCAGAAAGGTCAATTGGATCTGACAGCGGAGACTCAGAAAATGATCAAGAATGATGAGGCTTACGTCTAA
- the LOC117574662 gene encoding gamma-aminobutyric acid receptor-associated protein — MNMNFQFKKDHAFEKRRAEGDKIRRKYPDRVPVIVEQAPKTRYNSLEKKKYLVPNDLTVGQFYFLIRKSINLRPDDALFFFVNSVIPPTSATMGLLYQEHHDKDYFLYLAYSDENIYGQEPPAM, encoded by the coding sequence atgaatatgaattttCAGTTCAAGAAGGATCACGCATTCGAAAAGCGTCGTGCCGAGGGCGATAAGATACGCCGCAAGTATCCGGACCGTGTGCCTGTGATTGTGGAGCAGGCACCCAAGACACGCTATAATTCGCTAGAGAAGAAGAAATATCTGGTGCCGAACGATCTGACAGTGGGACAATTCTATTTTCTCATCCGCAAAAGCATCAATCTGCGACCGGATGATGCGCTGTTCTTCTTTGTGAACAGCGTTATTCCACCGACATCGGCTACTATGGGGCTGCTCTATCAGGAGCATCATGACAAGGATTATTTCCTCTATTTGGCCTATTCcgatgaaaatatttatggccaAGAACCGCCGGCAATGTAG